From Pagrus major chromosome 6, Pma_NU_1.0, one genomic window encodes:
- the sla2a gene encoding src-like-adapter 2 isoform X2, whose translation MGTCPIRCQSNRAILENSAEPVTSANEDSIIISLCDYPSFGRTELTMCIGEQLTVLSDDGDFMIVRSTTTDLESYVPTNYTAKVTHRWLFTGVSRYKATELLMQTTNPNGAFLIRESETNRDCYSLSVLRRTNSSYQDCVKHYRISHLQNSWVYISPGLTFPSLHHLVEHYSESADGLCSRLTRPCFIQGFDNAQDARPIPTTVRRPTINWKDISSDLQEEEDRVR comes from the exons ATGGGGACCTGCCCCATCAGATGTCAATCCAACCGTGCAATCCTAGAGAATTCAGCTGAACCTGTAACATCAG ccaaCGAGGACAGCATTATAATATCCCTCTGTGACTACCCGTCCTTTGGGCGCACAGAACTGACCATGTGCATTGGAGAACAACTCACCGTCCTCTCAGA TGATGGTGATTTTATGATCGTGAGATCCACAACTACAGACCTAGAGAGCTACGTACCCACAAACTACACCGCCAAGGTGACACACAG GTGGCTGTTCACAGGCGTCAGCAGGTACAAAGCAACAGAGCTGCTCATGCAGACTACAAACCCGAATGGAGCCTTCTTGATCCGAGagtcagagacaaacagag ATTGTTACTCGCTGTCTGTCCTGAGAAGGACCAACTCTTCATACCAGGACTGTGTAAAGCACTACCGCATCTCTCACCTCCAAAATAGCTGGGTCTACATATCTCCAGGACTCACCTTCCCCTCCTTGCATCACCTGGTGGAACACTACTCAG AGTCTGCAGATGGATTGTGCAGTCGGCTGACCAGGCCTTGCTTCATCCAGGGTTTCGACAATGCTCAAGATGCCAGGCCTATACCCACAACAGTCAGGAGGCCGACTATCAACTGGAAGGACATCAGCAG